The window CTACACTCGGTATTAAGGATTGCTACAAGTGATTTAGAAccaaaaaatgaagaaataatGTCGGATGAACATTCGACATTTCAAGTTTCACATTaacattaaatatttattttaacgtttgatgttttttttcttttttgaattttttttactattatatttagagATGCAATATAAATGTTAAATTGTAATAACCATGTgtcaatataaataataaaaaatcgtTAAGACATAAATAAgtaacaaaataaaatttttttgttcccTGAAGGCAAAGATGGGGCAGTCTGAGGCTTGGTATTTGAAAAAGAATTCTTTTTAAGAgacataatatttatttatataatttctttatatagttttattcTCGGCCCGAAACAATCATGATTCAGGTTGAGATGAAACGTTTGAAATATCTTGTTTCAGTCCTTTATTGGTGCTGCAAGTGATGACGGTAACACTCTTCCCTCTTCTAATTGGAGCTGTCCGTCTAAGATCGACTGGGCATTCTCTGACAAATTTTCTTCTGTCTTGAATGTTACGAAATCACTGCGGTTAATGTGATGTTCTGTGTCATCCTTCAAACTTTTGATTAGATACGAGCCTTCCGTTTTCCTCCATATTGTTATGTATAGTCAAATGTAGATCATGTTGAGTTCACTGCTATTCATTATAACTATAGTATCTTTAGCATTAACAACATGCCTATCATCTCTCGTAGATCGCCTTTCCCCCTTTGTAAAGTGTTCTCTATTCCGTGTGTTGATTATTTCCAGATTTTCCTCGGTTTTTAGTCTTTTTAAAGCTAAATACTCTAATGGGATTGTAAATAACATTTTGAAGTAGATTGTCAAGACGTGTATCATATTTAGTAAAACTGGTTTTGTATCATTTAGTATTTCTAATGAAGACATTCCGAGTTTTCCGTTCGGTAACAGGCGGTAGTGAAGAAGGCCAAGAGACAAGACATTGTCCCAGTGACTTGAGTaattaaacataaatttaGATGGTTCTACTAAAAGACTCTGATTTGTTCTCTCCTCTATTATCCCTTTTTCTAGGTCGAGTTGGGTGTATATCTTCGCACCGCTCAGATATGTTAAACATTCTTCGATCAGAGGTGGCTGACATACTTCCTTTCCCGTAATCTCGTTAAGTTCTCTGAAATCTATACACAATCGTTTCTTACCATCTCGTTTTGGGGCCACTACTATTGGGAAACTCCATCTACTAGTACTATCCTCTATGATACCTTCTTCTAAAAGACGTGATACTTCCTCCTGAACAAAATTCCTCTCGTCTATACTTAATGAATAATTTCTATTACACACTATCTTAGGTGTGTTTAATTGTATCTTATGTTCAACAAAGTTCGCAGGGGATTTACATGTCAAGTAATTTGATTCATATTCGTGTAAAAGCTTCTGTTTAACgaatattttcttatcCGAAGGCaatctttttaaaaggCTACTGAGATATAAGTTTTTGGAAAGAGTACGACTTAATaactttattattaatcACAATTATTTGGTCGTCGTAGTTCATTCGTATTCCGTGGGTCCTCATAAAATCTCTTCCCACAATGACGTCGAAGTTAAGGTCATTTACCACAAGCAAGTCGGCTTTATAGTGGTTTCCTTTCATCCtacatcttttttttatttcatcgATCCGAGAATAGGAGGTGGCGGTTGTTAGTACGGATTCCTCAGTTTTCTTTACAGTTCTGTTTCCTATCAGCCGTCTGTTTATGAAAGAATGAGACGCACCGCTATCGAATAGTATTCTCACAGGGGTAGTAGTATTGAGGTGCCATTTGATCGTGGTAAATTCTTTGTCTTCTTGAGACTGAATGTCTTCTATTGACATTACCTTCTTgggattatttttaaagcaaTCCTTATACAAATGTTCTCCGCCCCACTTGAAGCAATTAAGTTTCTTTCTTTCGTTGTCTTCTGTTTTGGAAGGGGGAGCCCTTTGTCTGATCGGCCCACTACTCTCTGTTATCGTCCTCGCCATTTTCGAATGTGACGTCTCATTGGATTGTTGATTTCTCTCGTACCAGTCGAGGAGTTCTTCCCAAGATTCTGTTGCTTCAGCCCTTTCTCTCAAGGCCAACGGAAAGTGTTTTGCTATTTCCTCGATTGGGTCTTTGACTTCAATATTCGCCCTCTTGTTCAAAATCATCAGATAGTGtataaaatcttcaatGCTTCCTTGCATTGGACCTTCATAAACTTTCTTatagataattttaattagaTTCGCGTTTTGCTTCAGCTCTTCTTTCccatatttatttagaaattttaatttaaattccGCAAAAGAAGTACTGTTATCTTCGATTACGGCTTCGAATCATTTTAGTGCTGATTcagaaagaaaatttttagcaTAAGCGAGCATTTTCTCATCCTTCCATTCACCTTCTAAGTATTTGAATGATTTATCCATGGCCATGCATTGTTGTTTGATTTGCCATTGTAGGATATCATTCTGAGTCCAGTGTTAACTCCAggtttttctaataaatgTTCCATTGTCGTTGGATTCGCAAAGTTGTCGCCAGTGTTACCTGAAGGCGAAGATGGGGTAGTCTGAAGCTTGGTATTTGAAAAAGAATTCTTTTTAAGAgacataatatttatataatttctttaaatattttattctcaGCCTGAAACAATCATGTTTCAGGTTGAGATGAAACGTTTGAAATATCTTGTTTCAGTCCTTTATTGGTGCTGCAAGTGATGACGGTAACACTTTTATTGTGTGGTTTATCTAATAgtcatttatttataataataatatttctttaaaagGTACTTGACATGTTTTATTCTAATTGAATTGAtacttaatatttttgttaaaaaatggGCAGGGAAAAAACATCCAAAATTTCCGCTTGTGTAAAGCAAAGCCGAAATAGTCCTCCGGCCCGGgagacattttaaaaaattcattttggCCCACAGCTTTATGTATTTGACCACCTCTGGTTTATAGTGTGGGCAAAATAGagtaaaatgtttataacaaattattttctataaaaaacatttataggaaaaacaaaattaaataaagtgGTCATTAATACTGTGAGGCTGGCTTCTGCCGCCTGCTTTAAGTGCttttaattcaaaatgattttattgttacTTGGTGGCGTGGAGTTTTCCATCTCCGATTCTTTCCTTAGCTTCATCCTCTCGAAGGTGATTTTGCttaaataattaagaaTGACCGTTTTGACATGTTTGGCAACTGAGGTCGTGCACAGGGATGTGTCCCGTCCTGAGGTAGTTCTCTAGGATGCTGTGGCACTTGGATACATCGATCCCTGTAATATAATCCTTAGTTggaaaagatttatttattttctcttGATTGCTCTTGAAAGGCAtggggttaaaaaattatttctttttatatttttgaggaacaaaatatttgaaagatGATTTTACGTGTGGTAATACCACATTCTGCCTCTCCTATAATTTGACGTCCATTATGTGCGTCATGTGGCGGTCTCCTTCTAGTCTAATCCACCTTCCCTTCCGTCCTATCTCCGTGACTCGTTTCTtccttttaaatttcttatctAGTTTTTTGGCGTGATGGTCTTTGGCGTATACTAAATCTCCTATGTTGACTTTGCATGGTGGAATGATGTATGGTCGCGATTTTACCGTGGTTTTGTTGTGTAGGGGATCGAATACAGAGAACTGCTTGATGGCTGCAAGGGGCGATGTTCCTATGGTGCGATTATGGTTCATGTTTATTGTATCCTCGATGTCGGCGAGGATTGTCTGAATGTTTCTTTTCTTGTTTATTGCTAAGATAAACGCAATGGTTTTGTTTAAAGATTCAGATATTCCATTGGATCTCGGACTGTAGGTTGGAATTAGTGAATGAGTGATCTTTGCATTGTCTAAGTATGTTTTAAGTTCTCTACCAATGTACTGTTTTCCGTTATCAGATATGATTTGTTTTGGTTTGCCGTAATCTCTTTCCCATTGGGTTAAGGCCTCTATGACTTTATTTGCTCCAACATTGTAATAGAAGTATAATCTTGTAAATCTAGAATATATGTCTGTGATGGACAAGATATATCCTGCCTCCTTTTTCCCTTTATGAATGTAgtcatttaatttaaaaggtCCGAAAATGTCGCtgcttattttttcaaatttatggTTGGCAGATATATGGGGTCCTTTAGTCTCTATTCCGTTATTTCGTGGtttatatcttttacaAGTTTCAcattttgatattatatcCTTTAAGTTTTGAATGACGTTTTTTACGTAgactatatttttcaagttGTTATACATCGTGGTAATGCCCCGATGACCAAATAACACGTGATTgttctttaaaaacatttttgtTTCGGCATCCTTTAGGATGATTCTACCCTTTGAGTCCAGTAAATATTCTCCGTCTCTGTAGTGGCTTGCCCTTTGCAAACTTGCGAtgtattcttttattttagggGTTTCCTCTTCAGTGATTGCAAAGCATCTTGATAAGTTGTCGGCTATTACATTTTCTTTGCCATCTACGTGAAAAAGGTCGTAATCAAATTCATTCATGTTTAGCTTTTATCTTAGTATTCTTGAAGTTTCTTTATTGCATCCCATTACACAGTTTTTACTGTCTGTGTAGACTTCTATGTAAGATCCCTGtgtaatttttctaaagtGAATCATTGATAGCAATATTGAGAGATACTCTTTTTCTACTATTGTATAGTTAAGTTCCGGTCCTCCAAATTTTTTGCTATAATAGCCTATGATTCTATCTTCTTGGTACAATACACTTCCCATTCCCAACTCACTAGCATCGCAGTTgagtttaaatttctttttaaaattgggaaaacataatttatgattttggCGGATATGTAGTTTCATCCTTTCAATCTCTAATTTCATTTCTTGGGTGAGTGctttgtttttgttttctttctttagtAGATCACTAATTGCATGTAGTTTCATTGACAAATCAGGTAGAAATTTCCTGTACCAGTTCATGACTCCTAATAGTTTTTGTACATCTTTTAGTGTTTTGATTTCCTTGTAGaagattttgttttctaGATAAGACTGTTTTGGGTAAATTCCATCACTTTTTACGACGTATCCTAATACTTCTACTTCTGATTGAaagaattttgatttttcaaaattaattttaatgtgGTGTTCAAATAGTCGTTGAAGTACTTGTAATAGGGTCGCAGTATGTTCTTCTTTGGTCTTgttgaaaataattatgtCGTCAATGTACACAAAGATGTTACTTATTTCTTCTAGCATGTTTGAGATTTTTCTTTGGAAGATTTTCGGGCCCGGTTTTATCCCAAAAgatattcttttatattggtATTGTTTTCCTAACAAGAAAAATGACGTGTACTTTTTGctattttcttctaaaaGAATTTGGTTAAacccattttttaaatcaatttgactaaaatataaatttctccCATGAGTGTAATTGAGTCTTCAATATTTGGAATGTTCCATATGTCGTCTCCAATGTATTTGTTTATCTCTCGATAATCTACGACCAGTCGTAGTTCATTagtcttctttttttccttGAAAAAGGCCGGACTCGTGATATGTGATTCGCTTTTCTCTATTATGTTTTCTTTAAGTAGTCTATTTACTTCGTCTTTGGCCCTTTCCAGAAATTTAAACGGAACGCTGTAATTTTTTGGCTTCATATTTTTCGGTtcctttattattttaaactcTACTTTTAAGTTGTTAATGTGACTAAAATTGTTGTTGTTCTGTTGgtaaaactttaaatatttaattatttcatCTTCTTGAACGACACTACATATATTGTCCATTAACCTATCCTCTAGTATTTCGTCGATGTTTTTTCTCGCATTTTTTAGAACTACGATGTCGTTATCCAGCACGATTGTACGATccttataatttaaaatagcATTGTATGAAGTAAGAAATTCGTTTCCTAACAAAAATTCTATCGGTGCATTGTCTAATATCTTAAAGTTAATATGgtaattttttctgtttGGTAGAGTGACGTTGATTAAAGCTTGTTTGCTTATGATCCTGTGAGTACCATCTCCAAATGTAGTTCTTAGTGGCTTGCAGTCCTCTACTGATAGATCAAGGCTTTTTATTACATCACTTCGTACATAGTTGCGGTGTGATTCAGAATCGATTAATAGATTTATGTTGTTTCCTTGGGTAGTACCTTCTAATATCAGTTCTAAGGGTTCATGTTCGTTCTCTTCACGTAATATCattgttttgttttctttttcctTAATGCCTTTATTGTTGTTAAGGAAATAGCAATCTTTACTATTGTGGGTATTATTTCTATGGTGAGTGCACCATTTAGTACTTGAAAGTGGAGCTTTAGTTTGGGGTGTTTTTTGAGGTAGCATCATTTTCTTACTTCTCTCACTATGCACTAAGAGTCCCGATTCTATTCTTTCTAGGTGAAGAATAATCTCTCGTAGTGTTTTATTGTGTATCCCGGCTTTATATAGTTCCATGTCGGTGTATGGCTCTAACCCTCGTAAGAAGATTTCTTCTGTTCTTCTATCAGTTTCGACTTTGCTCATGTGTCCCAGAAAGCTATACACCTCGAGATCTTTGGTTATCTTATTGAAGTATTCTTTCACAGTTCTGAAGTTACTCTGCTTGATGTTCTCCAGTTTATTTAGGTATAgtcttttgtttttaaggGGATACTTGATAGCAAGTAATTCCTTTTTCAGTTGCAAGTATGAAGTACTGTCTAGTTCCTCCTTGTAGTATTCATCTAGTATGAGGCTATAAGCAATTAGTCCCATCTGTGAGTCATTCCAGCTATTACATTTAGATAAGTGttcaaatcttttaaaCCATGAAAGCTCTAATTCTTGTCGTACGTCAAAGATTTTCTTAATTCTTTcttgaattttttcttcagTTCCAAGAACCTGCATGGTGAACTGGGCGTATTCATCACTTCTGTGTTTATCTGAGTTGTTTGCACTTGTTGTCGTTGAATTCAACTTGAGGTCGTGCACAGGGATGTGTCCCGTCCTGAGGTAGTTCTCTAGGATGCTGTGGCACTTGGATACATCGATCCCTGTAATATAATCCTTAGTTggaaaagatttatttattttctcttGATTGCTCTTGAAAGGCAtggggttaaaaaattatttctttttatatttttgaggaacaaaatatttgaaagatGATTTTACGTGTGGTAATACCACAGCAACAAAAGTATAGTTGACCAAACATGACAGTTTAGGCCCTAATTACATAACTAGGCCTTTGCCCGCTTCCCTGTCAAATCTCAATTATTGTGTTGGTCTCGCCAAATGCCTGTCAAAACACACTTCATTCCTTGGGCAGGGCAAGTCTCAGTATGCACCTAGGCTTGTCCCCTGACAAATACCACAGACCATAAGATCTTTACCCGTGatatatatgataataACAGTAAGAAAATTATCTAAAGTGCACTAtaggaatattttttaaattggggttttttattttttttgcccctttttttgaaaaatggAGGAAGGAATCAAAACAAGAGAAGAATTAGAAACTATATATAATGAACTGATAAgagaaaaaacaataaatatttgtgaTCAATGTGGAGGTAAAATACGTAAAGTAAGTAAAAAGTAGTATTTATTAACTTGTACTTGGAAGGGATGTCGAAAGACAATTTCTATTTGGAATGACTCTTTCTTTAGTAATTCTAAACTTTGTCATTTACTAACATTACAAATACTTAATCTGTGGATTCTTGGGTATCCCAGTAAGTATATTTGTCAAATTTTACATTGTTcgaaaaaaactatatctactgtattaaaaaaaactaaaagaAATGAACATTTACGATAAGTATTTGTCATCGATGACCATTATTGGCGGAGAGGACATAATAGTAGAAATTGATGAGACGAAGataggaaaaaataaaaaccaCCGAGGCAAGCTAGTGAAAGGATTTTGGTGTTTTGGAATGATCGAACGTACAATGTGGAACGTAAAATATTACTAGTAcacatcaaaaaaaaagataaagcAACTCTAACAGaacttttattaaaatatgtaaatacaaaaagtaTCATACTTAGTGATATGTGGAGAGCCTATAATTCTTTAGGTACTTTATTTAGCCACCATATTGTTAATCATACATTACACTTTTGAGACCCAATCACGGGAGTTTATACCAATACCATAGAAGGTAATTGGCGTTCcctaaaaaattctataccTAATAGAAACAGA of the Vairimorpha necatrix chromosome 9, complete sequence genome contains:
- a CDS encoding reverse transcriptase domain-containing protein → MDKSFKYLEAVIEDNSTSFAEFKLKFLNKYGKEELKQNANLIKIIYKKVYEGPMQGSIEDFIHYLMILNKRANIEVKDPIEEIAKHFPLALRERAEATESWEELLDWYERNQQSNETSHSKMARTITESSGPIRQRAPPSKTEDNERKKLNCFKWGGEHLYKDCFKNNPKKVMSIEDIQSQEDKEFTTIKWHLNTTTPVRILFDSGASHSFINRRLIGNRTVKKTEESVLTTATSYSRIDEIKKRCRMKGNHYKADLLVVNDLNFDVIVGRDFMRTHGIRMNYDDQIIVINNKVIKSLLKRLPSDKKIFVKQKLLHEYESNYLTCKSPANFVEHKIQLNTPKIVCNRNYSLSIDERNFVQEEVSRLLEEGIIEDSTSRWSFPIVVAPKRDGKKRLCIDFRELNEITGKEVCQPPLIEECLTYLSGAKIYTQLDLEKGIIEERTNQSLLVEPSKFMFNYSSHWDNVLSLGLLHYRLLPNGKLGMSSLEILNDTKPVLLNMIHVLTIYFKMLFTIPLEYLALKRLKTEENLEIINTRNREHFTKGERRSTRDDRHVVNAKDTIVIMNSSSYLIKSLKDDTEHHINRSDFVTFKTEENLSENAQSILDGQLQLEEGRVLPSSLAAPIKD
- a CDS encoding reverse transcriptase domain-containing protein; this translates as MKGNHYKADLLVVNDLNFDVIVGRDFMRTHGIRMNYDDQIIVINNKVIKSLLKRLPSDKKIFVKQKLLHEYESNYLTCKSPANFVEHKIQLNTPKIVCNRNYSLSIDERNFVQEEVSRLLEEGIIEDSTSRWSFPIVVAPKRDGKKRLCIDFRELNEITGKEVCQPPLIEECLTYLSGAKIYTQLDLEKGIIEERTNQSLLVEPSKFMFNYSSHWDNVLSLGLLHYRLLPNGKLGMSSLEILNDTKPVLLNMIHVLTIYFKMLFTIPLEYLALKRLKTEENLEIINTRNREHFTKGERRSTRDDRHVVNAKDTIVIMNSSSYLIKSLKDDTEHHINRSDFVTFKTEENLSENAQSILDGQLQLEEGRVLPSSLAAPIKD
- a CDS encoding endonuclease, yielding MLEEISNIFVYIDDIIIFNKTKEEHTATLLQVLQRLFEHHIKINFEKSKFFQSEVEVLGYVVKSDGIYPKQSYLENKIFYKEIKTLKDVQKLLGVMNWYRKFLPDLSMKLHAISDLLKKENKNKALTQEMKLEIERMKLHIRQNHKLCFPNFKKKFKLNCDASELGMGSVLYQEDRIIGYYSKKFGGPELNYTIVEKEYLSILLSMIHFRKITQGSYIEVYTDSKNCLNMNEFDYDLFHVDGKENVIADNLSRCFAITEEETPKIKEYIASLQRASHYRDGEYLLDSKGRIILKDAETKMFLKNNHVLFGHRGITTMYNNLKNIVYVKNVIQNLKDIISKCETCKRYKPRNNGIETKGPHISANHKFEKISSDIFGPFKLNDYIHKGKKEAGYILSITDIYSRFTRLYFYYNVGANKVIEALTQWERDYGKPKQIISDNGKQYIGRELKTYLDNAKITHSLIPTYSPRSNGISESLNKTIAFILAINKKRNIQTILADIEDTINMNHNRTIGTSPLAAIKQFSVFDPLHNKTTVKSRPYIIPPCKVNIGDLVYAKDHHAKKLDKKFKRKKRVTEIGRKGRWIRLEGDRHMTHIMDVKL
- a CDS encoding reverse transcriptase; this translates as MSKVETDRRTEEIFLRGLEPYTDMELYKAGIHNKTLREIILHLERIESGLLVHSERSKKMMLPQKTPQTKAPLSSTKWCTHHRNNTHNSKDCYFLNNNKGIKEKENKTMILREENEHEPLELILEGTTQGNNINLLIDSESHRNYVRSDVIKSLDLSVEDCKPLRTTFGDGTHRIISKQALINVTLPNRKNYHINFKILDNAPIEFLLGNEFLTSYNAILNYKDRTIVLDNDIVVLKNARKNIDEILEDRLMDNICSVVQEDEIIKYLKFYQQNNNNFSHINNLKVEFKIIKEPKNMKPKNYSVPFKFLERAKDEVNRLLKENIIEKSESHITSPAFFKEKKKTNELRLVVDYREINKYIGDDIWNIPNIEDSITLMGEIYILVKLI